The genomic window TGATTTCGTCTCCATGCATACCTCCTAAAAAAAGTGCCGTAGGTCCAGGCACCCTTGATCTGAAAATATATGTAAATATTGAGATTCGATTTCCCGACGGCAACTTTCCTGCATTGATTCGCACCAATCCTGAACTGCCCGGCGGAAAATCTTGCCCTTGTATACTGATATTACTCATTATTCAGATGAGTTTAAATTCTTCTCAATGAAGGAGATAATTTTACCTGCAATGTCTACCTTAGTAGTAGCTTCAATACCTTCTAATCCGGGGGAGGCATTAACCTCCAATACGAGGGGTCCACGCTTCGATCTCAAAATATCCACACCGGCTACGGACAGACCAAGAATTTTTGTGGCGCGCAGGGCAATATCCTGTTCTTCTGAAGAGAGCTTAGCAATTGTTGCAGTTGCTCCTCTATGAATATTTGACCGGAATTCTCCAGGCAAGGCCTGCCTGACCATCGCACCTACGATCTCGCCGTCCACAACAAATGCCCGTATATCCGAACCTTTTGCGTCTTCTATAAATTCCTGAATGAGCACATCTTGTCCCACCCGATGAAATCCTTCGACGATGGACTGACCCTGATTCTTCTTGTCACAAAGTATTACTCCAAGTCCTTGAGTGCTTGACAAAAGTTTGATCACTGCCCTGTCTTTAGTAACTTGATCATATACTACTCCTGTGCAACTGTCTCCTGCGGCGATCCCTGTCTTAGGGACGTCGATGCCCTCGGCAGATAAAATTTGCATGCAGGTGAGTTTGTCTCTTGCTTTGAGTAATGCGTCTGCTTTGACCGTGGTAAATATCCCCATATTTTCAATCTGCCGGATCACTGCAGCACCATATTGTGTCGCCGAAGCGCCTATCCTTGGAATAACTGCATCAAAGCCCATCATCTCATCATAACCTGTGAATAGCTGAGGTTTCCCACCTGAAATAATCAGGTTGCAGAGTAAATGATCTATCACATAAACCTCATGCTTACGTCTCTGTGCCGCTTTGATCAAGCTCTGCGTACTATATAGAGCCGCGTTGCGGGAAAGAATCAAGATTTTCATACAATGAATCTAAGTTTGCAAATATCAAAATATAATTCCACTTTGACAGAAAGGATATTTCCTTATTTTGCCCGCCAATTGAACAAAGATGAAAGAAGACAAAAGGGCTATTTTAGGCTGGGTAATGTTTGACTGGGCCAACTCTTCGTATTCCCTGGTTATCTCCACAGCTGTATTTCCCGTATTCTTTCTCGCAGCTACGCCGGAAGAAATTCCCATTTTCAATTTTTCGGTTTATAATTCAAGTCTCTACGCGTTTTCTGTAACCTTTTCTTATATACTGATTAGTCTCCTCTCACCCGTACTGAGTGGAATTGCAGATCATGGTGGAAAAAGGAAATTCTTCATGCGTGTGTTTACAACTACAGGGAGCCTTGCCTGTATCTTGCTATACTTTTTTACCGGATCAAATAATCTTTGGATTGGAATTATCGCTTTCATCATCGCTACGACCAGTCATGCAGGGTCCCTGGTATTTTACGACGCTTATTTACCTGACATAGCGCTACCTGAACATCGCGACAAGATCAGCGCAAGAGGTTATGCATTTGGATACATAGGTAGCGTACTTTTGCTGATAGTAAATTTATTGGTGATTCAAAAACCCGAGTGGTT from Saprospiraceae bacterium includes these protein-coding regions:
- a CDS encoding RimK family alpha-L-glutamate ligase → MKILILSRNAALYSTQSLIKAAQRRKHEVYVIDHLLCNLIISGGKPQLFTGYDEMMGFDAVIPRIGASATQYGAAVIRQIENMGIFTTVKADALLKARDKLTCMQILSAEGIDVPKTGIAAGDSCTGVVYDQVTKDRAVIKLLSSTQGLGVILCDKKNQGQSIVEGFHRVGQDVLIQEFIEDAKGSDIRAFVVDGEIVGAMVRQALPGEFRSNIHRGATATIAKLSSEEQDIALRATKILGLSVAGVDILRSKRGPLVLEVNASPGLEGIEATTKVDIAGKIISFIEKNLNSSE